In Planifilum fimeticola, one DNA window encodes the following:
- a CDS encoding glycoside hydrolase family 15 protein, with product MGEKPYLIDGVVGNGRMLAALGRNGRLYRLWWPRIDFPQHVREMYAGISCPGLAEGVRWLHEGDEWTYHQRYDGDPPILVSDAFHEGLGLKVRSEDFAVPGADVLVRRYRVTNGSDRVLPVRFLYLSALEIAESPKYNTVAFDAEADALLHFRHRYAFALGGDRPCCGYQAGEAVEDAADGSLQGNRIAMNPEGALSWDLGRLEPGESEELTLFLAAGEGRDTALSALAEARRSGFRALREQTVAHWKDYLDSARPVFTGDEIVDRLYRRSLVVFKLMSDEREGGMIAAPEFDETFSRCGGYAYCWGRDAAYIATAIDRAGYSEMTRRFYRWTLKVQNPDGSWDQRHYLDGFLAPCWGMQIDETGSILWGMWRHFEETGDRTFLEEVWVAVERGAEFLTGFLDPETGLPRPSRDLWEERDGEHTYSAAAVFGGLVGAAEIARARGRLDQAKAWRKAAEGIRDAVSRRLWNPERDAFLRGLKRAVSREAYEEAVREGKRVTKETDSKGYATYRVWEDPVIDASLLGISVPFDLFPAEDERVVKTAAAVVRHLSTSPAGGIKRYEDDPYIGGNPWIITTLWLSQYLVKAGRTEEALRWFRWAVDHRTELDLLPEQVDRNTGKPAWVVPLTWSHAMFVLTVLDLLEAGAFRVSSRQAEI from the coding sequence ATGGGTGAGAAACCGTATCTGATCGATGGGGTGGTCGGCAACGGGCGGATGCTGGCCGCGTTGGGGAGAAACGGAAGGCTGTATCGCCTGTGGTGGCCGCGGATCGATTTTCCCCAGCACGTGCGGGAAATGTACGCCGGAATCTCTTGTCCGGGATTGGCGGAGGGAGTCCGCTGGCTTCACGAAGGGGATGAATGGACGTATCATCAGCGATATGACGGCGATCCGCCCATTCTCGTCAGCGATGCGTTTCACGAAGGTTTGGGACTGAAGGTTCGCAGTGAGGATTTTGCCGTGCCCGGAGCGGACGTGTTGGTTCGGAGGTACCGGGTGACCAATGGCTCCGACCGCGTCCTCCCCGTCCGGTTTCTCTATCTGTCGGCGCTGGAAATCGCGGAGAGTCCGAAATACAATACTGTCGCCTTTGACGCCGAGGCGGATGCGCTTCTTCATTTCCGCCATCGATACGCCTTTGCCCTGGGAGGGGACCGTCCCTGCTGCGGCTATCAGGCGGGGGAGGCCGTGGAGGATGCGGCCGACGGCTCTCTTCAGGGAAACCGGATCGCGATGAACCCGGAAGGGGCCCTTTCCTGGGATTTGGGGCGGCTTGAGCCGGGGGAATCGGAGGAACTCACCCTGTTCCTGGCGGCCGGCGAGGGGAGGGATACCGCCCTTTCCGCGCTGGCGGAGGCGCGGAGGAGCGGTTTTCGTGCGCTGCGGGAACAGACGGTCGCCCACTGGAAGGACTATCTGGATTCGGCCCGGCCCGTTTTCACCGGCGACGAGATCGTCGACCGGCTGTACCGTCGCTCGTTGGTGGTTTTCAAGCTGATGAGCGATGAGCGGGAAGGGGGGATGATCGCCGCGCCGGAGTTTGACGAGACCTTCAGCCGGTGCGGCGGGTACGCCTACTGCTGGGGGCGCGATGCCGCCTATATCGCGACGGCCATCGATCGGGCAGGTTATTCCGAGATGACCCGCCGGTTTTACCGCTGGACGCTGAAGGTGCAGAACCCCGACGGTTCCTGGGATCAGCGCCACTACTTGGACGGATTCCTCGCCCCCTGCTGGGGGATGCAGATCGACGAGACGGGTTCCATTCTCTGGGGAATGTGGCGCCACTTTGAGGAGACGGGAGACCGCACCTTCCTGGAGGAGGTTTGGGTGGCCGTCGAGAGGGGGGCGGAGTTTCTGACCGGTTTCCTCGATCCGGAAACCGGCTTGCCCCGTCCCAGCCGGGATTTGTGGGAGGAGCGGGACGGGGAGCACACCTATTCGGCGGCGGCGGTTTTCGGGGGGCTGGTCGGCGCCGCGGAAATCGCCCGGGCGCGGGGGCGGCTGGATCAGGCGAAAGCATGGCGAAAGGCCGCCGAGGGGATCCGGGATGCCGTGTCCCGCCGGTTGTGGAACCCGGAACGGGACGCATTTCTTCGGGGGCTCAAGAGGGCCGTCAGCCGGGAAGCGTACGAAGAGGCGGTCCGGGAGGGGAAGCGGGTGACGAAAGAAACGGACTCCAAGGGATACGCGACCTACCGGGTGTGGGAAGATCCGGTGATCGACGCCAGCCTGCTCGGGATTTCGGTGCCCTTCGATCTCTTTCCCGCCGAAGATGAACGGGTGGTGAAGACGGCGGCGGCGGTGGTGCGCCATTTGAGCACCTCGCCGGCGGGCGGCATCAAGCGGTATGAGGACGACCCCTACATCGGCGGAAACCCCTGGATCATCACCACCCTGTGGCTGTCTCAATATCTGGTGAAGGCGGGACGGACAGAGGAGGCGCTCCGCTGGTTCCGCTGGGCGGTGGACCATCGGACGGAGCTCGACCTGCTCCCGGAGCAGGTGGACCGGAACACGGGGAAACCCGCCTGGGTGGTTCCCCTCACCTGGTCCCACGCCATGTTCGTCCTGACGGTGCTGGATCTGTTGGAGGCCGGGGCGTTCCGGGTCTCCTCGCGGCAGGCGGAGATATGA